A segment of the Chloroflexota bacterium genome:
TGGTCAAACCTTACCTTACATACATCCCTGAAACTCTTATCCAGAGCACCCTTCAACTTCTCCTTATCAATATCTCCATCGGCAAGTTCAGCCATAAGAATCATCTCATCCCTATGCTGAGGACGAGTGACCACCAGCTGATACCGTCGAACCTCAGGAAATTTAGAAATCGCTTCATCCGTCTGCTTGGGATGGACAAACATCCCCCTCACCCTGAC
Coding sequences within it:
- a CDS encoding phenylacetate--CoA ligase produces the protein VRVRGMFVHPKQTDEAISKFPEVRRYQLVVTRPQHRDEMILMAELADGDIDKEKLKGALDKSFRDVCKVRFDHMEFVAKGAIPDDAKRIVDKRGY